A segment of the Pseudoalteromonas piscicida genome:
AATGCTACACCTGTGATCATGGTTGGCCCAGGTACAGGTATCGCACCGTTCAGAGCCTTCTTGCAAGAGCGTGAGGCGCGTGACGCTGAGGGTGAAAACTGGCTGTTCTTTGGTAATCCACACTTTACAGAAGATTTCCTTTATCAAGTAGAAATTCAAAATTACGTAAAGTCGGGTTTATTAACACATGTAGATTTGGCATTTAGTCGTGATCAGGCAGAAAAGATTTACGTGCAAGATAGACTGCGCGAGAAGGGCGAAGCTGTATTTGCATGGCTTGAAAAGGGCGCTCATTTTTATGTCTGTGGTGACGCTAGCAGAATGGCCAAAGATGTACACCAAGCACTTATCGACATCATTAAAACCCATGGAGGGAAAGATGATGAACAAGCTGAGCAATACCTTAAAGCATTGCGTAGCGCAAACCGTTATCAGAAAGACGTTTACTAACGCGTCTTGTTATACCGTCAGCCAATTTTAATGTAGGAAAGACAATGAGCAATTCTGAAATCAAACCGAATAGTAAGCTCGATGCAAACGCAAAGTTTTCTGATAATGAGCGTTTGAAGTCACAAAGTGCCCACTTACGTGGCACAATTTCAACGGATCTGACCGATCAACTAACCGGCGGCTTTACTGCGGATAACTTCCAATTGATCCGTTTCCACGGTATGTATCAGCAAGACGACCGCGATATCCGCCCAGAGCGTACTAAGCAACGCCTTGAGCCACTGCATAACGTGATGCTTCGTGCTCGTATGCCAGGCGGTATCATAAAACCACATCAGTGGCTGGCGATTGACGAGTTTGCAGCGGATAAAACCATGTATGGCAGCATTCGTCTGACAACGCGCCAAACTTTCCAGTTCCACGGTGTATTGAAGCCAAACATCAAAGGGATGCACCAACTGCTGAATAGCGTAGGTATCGATTCTATTGCGACGGCGGGGGATGTAAACCGCAACGTATTATGCACAACTAACCCGGTCGAGTCTGAGTTACACCAAGAAGCGTACGAGTGGGCGGCTAAAATTTCAGAGCACTTACTACCTAAAACCAAAGCTTACGCTGAAATCTGGTTGAACGGTGAAAAAACCGAGACAACGGCAGAGCCGATTTTGGGTGATACGTATCTACCACGTAAATTCAAAACCACCGTTACTATTCCTCCGAATAATGAAGTCGATGTGCATGCCAATGATCTCAACTTTGTTGCTATCGCAGATGAAGGCAAGCTAGTTGGCTTTAACGTGCTTGTGGGTGGTGGTTTGGCGATGACCCATGGTGACGTTAATACCTATCCACGTAAAGCTGATGACCTTGGCTTTATTCCGCTTGAGCATACACTTGCCGTTGCTGAGCATGTGGTTTCTGTGCAACGTGACTGGGGTAACCGAGTAAACCGTAAAAATGCAAAAACTAAATATACGCTAGATACATTTGGCACAGACGCGTTTAAAGCGGAAGTTGAAAACCGTGCCGGTATGACGTTTGAGCCAAGCCGTCCTTATGAATTCACCCACCGTGGTGACCGCTTTGGTTGGGTTGAAGGTATTGATGGTAAGCATCACTTAACGGTGTTTATCGAAAATGGCCGTATTTTAGATTTCCCAGATAAACCACTTAAAACAGGTTGTCGCAAAATTGCAGAAATCCACAAAGGGGATTTCCGCATGACAGCAAACCAAAACTTAATTATTGCTGGAGTTGCAGCTGAGGATAAAGCACAAATCGAACAAATTGCCCGCGAGCATGGTTTGATAGATAGCGCGCATTCAGAGCAGCGTAAAAACTCGATGGCATGTGTATCGCTACCGACGTGTCCACTTGCGATGGCTGAGGCGGAGCGCTATTTACCTGAGCTTGTGACAAAGGTAGAAGGGTTGCTCGCCAAGCATGAGGTTGCTGAAGAGAATATTATCCTTCGTGTAGTTGGCTGTCCTAACGGCTGTGGCCGAGCGATGCTAGCTGAGGTTGGATTCGTGGGTAAAGGACCTGGCAAATACAATATGTATTTAGGTGGTAACCGTGCAGGTACTCGCATTCCTAAGTTGTATTTGGAGAATGTCGGCGAAGACGTCTTCCTGCCAGCGCTAGATGAGTTGATTGGTCAGTGGGTCAGTGAGCGCAGCGAAGATGAATGTTTTGGTGACTATGTCATCCGCAAAGAAATCGTTGCGGAAGTAAAAGTGTCAAAAACTGATTTCCACGCTTGATTTAGAACGGGCAGCTAGGCTGCCCATTGGATGAGAAAATGAGTGATTTTAAGCAAATATTGACTCTGGACAGCACAACTCAGCAGATGCTACTCGCGGATGCTAATGTCCTACTGAGTGATAAAACTGCCGAGCAGAGAGTGGCTTGGGCACTGGAAAACTTACCGGATACTCACTTTTTGTCTTCTAGTTTCGGTATTCAAGCTGCGGTTATGTTACATCTTTTGACTCAGCAGCAGCCTGATATTCCCGTAGTACTTACTGATACGGGTTATTTGTTTCCTGAGACATATCAATTTATTGAATCACTGTCAGAGCGTTTGGCACTCAATCTTAAAATATACCGTGCTAAGCAGAGTCCTGCTTGGCAAGAAGCGGTGTATGGTAAGTTATGGGAGCAAGGCGAAGAAGGGATTAAAAAATACAATACCCTAAACAAAGTTGAGCCGATGACTCAAGCGTTACGTGAACTTAGCGCAGGTACTTGGTTCAGTGGCTTACGTCGTCAACAGTCTTCAACGCGTGCGGATAAGCCAATCGTTGAGCTCAGTCGCGGCACGGTCAAGTTTTACCCTATTATTGACTGGCATAATCGTGATGTGTATCAATATCTTACAAAGTTTGATTTGCCTTATCACCCACTCTGGGAACAAGGTTATGTTTCTATGGGGGATGTTCACACCACCCGTAAGCTTGAACCTGGTATGACAGAGGAAGAAACACGCTTCTTCGGTCTAAATCGTGAGTGTGGGTTGCATATTGATGGTGATGGTATTTAGATCCGCAATGTTCATATAGTAGATTTGAGTGTGGCTGGTTTTTTGACTTGGAAAATTCCTGCGATCGGTCATACTTAGTCTATTATTTGTTCAAGGTCTTGGAGGTGGCTTTGATCTACTTTCCAAAGACGATGTTATTATTGCTACTTAGTTGTACCTTGTCTTTTGCTGGCCACGCTAAAACCGCGGAAGAAAGCAAAACGTTTATTAACTTTGCAGTGCAGTATTATCCTCCCTTTATTATCGAACATGCCCAAGAGCAGGGTGTGCTTATTGATATTTTCGAGCTGTTTGCAGCACAATATCATTACCAACCAAATTACCCTGTTTATCCAGAAAAGCGTTCGTCTGTAGAAATCGAGCGAGGGAATGTTGATGTGCGGATGGAGTCTGAACATTGGTATCGTGGCACAATGCAAATGTGTTGGAGCGCGCCAATTTACACAATTGAAGATGTCTTTGTTACACACAAGCAGGCTGAACACTTTGATGTAAACGGCTTAAATGAGCATCTATTTTTAGGTCGATTTGGCTATACCTACCCTCAGTTAGAGCCGTATTTTGACAGTAATTTGCTGCAGCGCAAAGACTACTACTCAGAATTTGATATCTTGTCCGTGCTTGCGGGCGGAAGTGACAAAAGTCTTGCTTTTTCTATTGTTGGCGCACCAACACTGCGTTGGTTACAGCTGAAATATCCAGTATTAAAAAGTACCATCAGCGTGCGCGGCGTTTCGGATGTGGCACCGTTACAATTGCAGTTTGGTCGCACTCAAAGAGCGAAAAAATTGTGTGATGACTTCAATCGCTTTTATGCTGACTTTAAAAAAACGGAGCAATTTAAGCTGATACTGTTAAAGTATGGGCTCTAAGGAAAGTCAGAGTATGAAGATGAAAGCCGCAAGTTACTTGATGATTATGATAATGCTGGTGGCGTTAGCCAGTTTGTTTGTATTGAAGCGCCCTGATGGAAAGCCATGGTTAAATGTAAATTCGTTGACCAACAAGGTTGAGCAGCAGGTAACAGAATTAACGTATCAAGGTGTGACAGCGCTTGATAAAGTGAAAACACACACGAAGGAGCTTGTGAGTGACGATACTCAACAACCTACATCAGGGGTACAAGTGTATCGTTGGCAGGACGCCAAAGGACAATGGCACTACTCTGATAAACCCAATCCAAACGGCGAGTCGCAGCACTATCAATTAGACGAGCGCAAAATTACCGTGATAGCAGCCGAAGACACGAGCATTCTGAATAAACAGCCAGAGCAAGCCGTAAGTAAAGAAGCTGCTTCGGCATTACCAACGGCATTAAATCCAAAAGCGGTAAAACAGGTGATGGAAGATGCGAAAAACATCCAACAGCTGATGGATGATAGAACGAAACAGCTTGAAAAGGCGCTGGAGGAAAACCAGCGTTAAAGTCGTTGTTCAATATATTCTGCAATGGCGAGGCTTGCGGTCAATCCCGGTGACTCAATCGCCATTAAGTTAACAAAGCCTGATATTCCATGGGTTGCCTCGAACTGAATTACAAAGTCGCTTTGCTTTTCTTTGCTTAATTTAGGTCTTATCCCAGTGTAATCCGCTGTGAGCCTACTCTCATCCAAAGTTGGCCAGTATCGCTTTATTGCCGCGACAAAGCGCGCTTTTTGGGAGTCATCAAACTGATAATCAATGTTTTCAATATAGTCGGTATCAGGGCCAAACTTGAGTTGCCCAGCTAAATCTAATGTCGCGTGTACGCCCAATCCATGCGTGTTAGGTAGAGGGTAGATGAGCTGTTGAAAAGGGTGCTTACCTTGATAGCGATAGTAACGGCCACGACAATAATAGGCGATGGCTTTGTTGCTATCACCGGTAATTTTATTGAGCACATCAGGGGCGTTCAGCCCAGCGCTGTTTATCAGCTGGCTACAGCCCATTTCGAACTGCTCGCCATTGCAGCGCAACGCAACAATAAAATCACTGCCTAATTGCTGTGCGTGCATAAACTCACTTTGCGTCGCAACAATCCCCCCATTACTTTCAATCTCAGCGATGAGTGACAGCATAAATTGGTGACTGTCTAAAATACCGGTGGAGGGAGAGAATAGTGCGCTATGTATTTTCAAATGGCTGAGCTGTTGAACGATGGTCTTGGATGAAGCAAAGTCAATATCCGTGACAGAGTTAGCATGGGCACGAGTCTTTATTTGTTCTAGGCTTTGCGCTTCCTCTGCGTTTGTCGCAACAATGAATTTACCGAGTCGATGAAAGGGGATGTTTAGCTGTTCACAGTGTGTGTAAAGGAGTGCTTTTCCTCGAACGCAGAGCTGGTGCTTTAAGCTACCATAAGGGTAGTAAATGCCCGCATGGATCACTTCACTATTACGGCTACTTGTATGCTCACCAACACGAGATTCTTTATCGATAACAATAACGCTGCGGCTATGGCTGAGTTTTGCTGCTATTGCTAAGCCTACAACGCCAGCGCCAATAATTAGAGTGTCGACCTTTTCCACAAACTGAGTACCTTCATAAACCTAGACGCTCAGGGTGCAGTAAAACCAGCCCAATATCAAGCTGGTATACGCTAATCTCGGTGCTCTCGACGCATTAGTAAAATGGTCAGATATATTTTAGTCGGTAAAGAACAAATGAGACCGAGCGCGACACAGCTCGCACCAATTATAAAACCGCTCGGACCGAGATCATTCAACCAGTCGCTCGTTAACATGGTGTGGCCCGTAAAAATTAAAATCAATCCCGCTACGATGAGCATATGCAGAGGCCAAAGCTTTTGAGTTGACACAGTACCACCTCACTATTTTGTGTGTTGCAATAATGATGAGGTGGTTTTGCGTTTTTGTAGTTGTGATAGATCAAGTTTTAGCGTGATACTACGGCGGCGGTCATTCGGGAAATACAGCATAGTTCATTGCGACTGTTAGTGATGCGGATCTCCCATACAGATGAACGTTTACCGAGATGTACAGGTTTAGCAATAGCTGTGAGTATGCCTGTTCTTGATGCTTTTAAGTGATTAGCATTGATCTCCTGCCCTACACAGTAGAATTGTTCGGTATCTACAACAAAGTTTGCTGCGTAACTTGCAACGGTTTCCGCTAAAGCAACGTTTGCGCCGCCATGGACCATACCCATAGGGTTATGGTGTTCAGGAATGGCTGGCATAGTAGCAACTAAGTAGTCGTCACCCACCTCGCTGATTTCTATCCCTAACGTTTTCATGAGCGTACCTTTACCCGTCATGCCATCTTCCAGCTTTTTGCACAACTCTACACTTACGGGTTTGAACCAGATTGCCATGCTTGTCTCTCTTTTGAATACATATGCTTACATTTTTTTACTATGGCGATTTTTTTTCATAGTTACAATCGTTTCATTAACATAAAGGGGAAAGTATGAAAGCATTATCGCTGATAGGACTGTTATTTTATTCAGGCTTCAGTATAGCCAACTCTCATGAAGTAAGTGTTGGCTTCGGAGAGTTTTTAGAGATTGAGGATGGATTCTTAGGTGTTCAGTATCGACACTATCTTACTGAGTTAAAGAATGATGGCACACCCTATGGTTTACAGGGGTACCTGCAAAAGAGTAACAACTTCTCTATAGGTGGTTTTAAAAATGATGATTGGCACCTTTACCAAGCCGATGCTGAATTCTTTATTGGGCGAGACTGGCGAGTTGCTGTAGATGTAACCCAATTTAGAGATGACTCTGCACTTTTTACTGCGACGCGAGATACGATAGCGCTGGTCCAAGTGGGACGTTTTGTTAGTGATAATATGCAGCTTGGGGTTACGCTCATCGGTGAGCGCTCAGAATTTGATAACTACGGAGTGGATGAACGAGATACAGAAACGGCAATTGCGCCATTTTTTCGTTATACAGAGATTGATAATGGCGTTGGATGGGATGTAAAAATGCAAAAAGTCGCAGCAGACATCGACTTTTGGCAGGTCCATGCTGGCTATTATTTGGCTAAGAATTGGCAGATATCTGCATCAGCTCGATTACGAGAAGATGATTTTGATCAATCGGTAGTGGAGTTACAGACTGATTATTGGTTTAGTTCACAATCGGCGCTGAAGTTTGGAATTGGCAGTGCGTTTGATGATGGTGGCATCAATACCATTACGCTGATTTACACTCGCAGGTTTTAAAAAAGACGGCCGGTGCCGTCTTTTCCATTAAAGTATTGCCAAAAGAGGCCTATAGCATTTGTCTTAAGACGTACTGTAAAATTCCCCCATGTTGGTAGTACTCCCACTCTTTAGGGGTATCGATCCGGATATCCGCCGAAAACTTGATTTCTTTGCCATCCGCATTCGTTGCCGTGACTATCACTTCGGTTGATGTGTCGTATATCCCTTCAATTTCAAACTCTTCTTCGCCAGTTAATCCTAGCTCTTCGTGGCCATCATCTGGTTTAAATTGTAGCGGCAACACTCCCATACCAATGAGGTTCGAACGGTGAATACGTTCGTAGCTTTTAGCAAGTACGGCCTTAATCCCAAGTAGTAAAGACCCTTTAGCGGCCCAGTCTCGTGATGAACCCGTGCCGTACTCACTGCCCGCGAGTACAACGAGTGGCGTATTCCGCTGCTGATATTGCTCTGCCGCATCGAAAATACTCATAAGTTCGCCCTCAGGTAATAGGCGGGTAATACCACCCTCGGTACCTGGAGCCAATTGATTGCGTAAGCGTACGTTTGCAAACGTACCTCGCATCATGACTTCGTGGTTACCACGACGCGAACCATAAGAGTTAAAATCAGCTTGCTTCACTCCTTGCGCTTGTAAATACTCCCCTGCTGGTGCCGAAGCTTTAATATTACCCGCTGGAGAAATGTGGTCAGTCGTCACTGAGTCGCCCAGTTTAGCGAGACAGCGTGCGCCTTTGATACTTGGGATCCCTGGTGGCTCTTTACTCATATCATCAAAGAAAGGGGCTTTTCGAATATAAGTAGAGCTATCTTGCCAATCATAGCGCTCACTCTGATTTACCGCGATTTGTTGCCAATGTTGGTCGCCTTGGTAAACGTCTGCATAGTTCTTCTCAAACATGGCTTGTGTGACTGTCTGAGACACAAGTTCACTGACTTCAGAGACTGATGGCCAAATGTCTTTTAAGAACACATCCTGGCCATCATCGGTTTGGCACAATGGCTCATTGTAGACATCGATATCAGTGCGACCTGCAAGTGCATAGGCAACGACAAGTGGCGGCGAGGCGAGGAAGTTCATTTTAACATCTTGGTGGATCCGTCCCTCAAAGTTGCGGTTTCCTGATAAGATGGAACTGACAACCAGCTGATGTTTAACGATGGCTTCGTTAATTTCTTTTGGTAAGGGGCCTGAATTGCCGATACAAGTCGTACAGCCATAGCCCACTAAATCAAAACCAAGTTCAGCAAGTGGCTCCAATAGGTCGGCTTGTTTTAGGTAATCGGTAACTACTTTTGAGCCAGGAGCCAATGAGGTTTTCACCCAGGGCTTAGGTTTTAAGCCAAGTGCCTTGGCTTTTTGTGCAACAAGGCCTGCGGCAAGAATAACACTTGGATTAGAGGTGTTTGTGCAACTTGTGATAGCGGCAATAACACAGGCGCCATCGACCAATTCAAACTCTTGATCTTTAAATTTAACCTTACCGACGCCAAGCGTTGCGGGCTCATCTTGATCGACTCGAGAAGTCCCGCCTTCACCAACAGTACGAGCTTCATCTTGATCTGACACGGCATTTTTTTCACTGCGCTCATGTTGGAATTCACCCAAATGGGCTTGAATTGTTTTGCCTGCGTCATTGAGAGGAATTCTATCTTGTGGGCGCTTAGGACCTGCAAGACTAGGAACCACTGTCGCTAAGTCTAGTGTTAATACGTCGGTGTAAAGTGGTTCATCTCCAGGTTCTCGCCACATGCCTTGATGCTTGGCATAACCTTCGATTAATGCAATTTTTTCTTCATCACGATTGGTTAGTCGTAGATACTCCAAGGTTTCGTTATCAATGGGGAAGATACCGCAGGTTGCCCCGTATTCAGGTGCCATGTTGGCGATAGTGGCACGATCGGCAAGTGGTAAGTCAGCTAAACCATCCCCAAAGAATTCGACAAACTTACCCACTACGCCGTGTTCACGTAGCATTTGTGTCACGGTGAGTACCAGATCGGTTGCGGTTGTGCCTTCAGGCAGCTGTCCTTCAAGTTTAAAACCAACGACCTGAGGAATGAGCAGTGAAATTGGCTGACCAAGCATAGCGGCTTCGGCCTCGATACCGCCTACGCCCCAACCTAAAATGCCAAGGCCGTTGATCATTGTTGTATGAGAGTCAGTACCCACTAATGTATCAGGGTAGGCGAATGGCATACCATCGATTTCTTTTTCGAATACGACACGTGCTAAATACTCTAGGTTAACTTGGTGCACGATCCCGGTTGCGGGTGGCACCACTTTTAGATTGTCAAACGCGCCTTGCCCCCAGCGCAAAAATTCATAGCGCTCTTTGTTGCGTTGGTATTCTAACTTAGCATTAAGATCAAAGGTGCCATCGTGACCATATTCGTCTACTTGTACTGAGTGGTCTATGACCATTTCAGCGGGTGATAAAGGGTTGATTTTGTTGGGATCACCACCGAGTTTTGCCATGGCATCACGCATTGCTGCAAGGTCCACGATAGCTGGTACGCCTGTAAAATCTTGCATCACGACGCGCGCGGGCGTGAAAGCAACTTCTTTACTTGGTTTATCTTCCGGCTTCCAGTTGAGTAAGGCATCGATGTCTTGAGCAGTCACGTTTTTGCCATCTTCATGACGCAGTAAATTTTCTAATAAAATTTTAAGCGAAAACGGTAATCTTCTTGCCCTATCGCTTAAAGCTGGAAGTGAGTGAATATGGACCTGACGCTCGCCGACGGTAAGCTGAGCCAGGGTGTTATATGAATTATTCATGCTTGACCCTTTCCTTATACCAACTGCACTTAAGATTTGCTCTATATAAGAGGGCAGTAGAGCATCCAATTAAGTGAATTGGTTTTGTTCTAAAAATGCAAAACAAGGTGCATAGAATGTACCAGTTGCAGACTTGCCGTTTTTTTGTACTGCTATAGTCCTAGTGTTGATTGGGGACTTTTTCAAGGGGGAAGTGCACTTTCGCGAGGCATCGGTGCACTAAAAAGGTGAGCATTTTTGTAATTAAATACGTCAGCGTGTGGGATTGCTAGCCAAAGGAAATGGGTTTTCGGCCTGTATTTTTGTCCACTTGTGTGTAAGATTTTCCTGACTTTTGTCGTTTTTTCTTACTCGGCGTTGGTGCCGTTTCGGCGCGTGGAGTGGCAACTGCTCGCGATTGCGGCGTAGCATCAGGTGCTAAGGTTAAATGAAATTCATCACCATCAAAATGCAGAATATCGCCTGAATAAATCTTTTTACGTTTTTGTGTACATATTTCATCGTTGACTGCTACATAACCTTCAGTGATCAATAACTTAGCATGTCCGCCAGTTTCTGCTAAGTCGAGCACTTTCAAAAGGTTACACAATTCTATCGGCTCTTCTTCGAGCTCAATTTCAATAAACCCATCTTGCATTTTAATAACCTCAACGTGCCGTATTTACCTAACACAGCCAGTGTCTTATTGCCTTATACGACAGTATATAAAATTACTATGGTGAATGACGAAACTTTTTCGTTAAATCCGAGGTCTTTAACATTATTGAAGCATTTGGTGTGTATCTTGCAGGCCGACCACGCGATTT
Coding sequences within it:
- the cysI gene encoding assimilatory sulfite reductase (NADPH) hemoprotein subunit codes for the protein MSNSEIKPNSKLDANAKFSDNERLKSQSAHLRGTISTDLTDQLTGGFTADNFQLIRFHGMYQQDDRDIRPERTKQRLEPLHNVMLRARMPGGIIKPHQWLAIDEFAADKTMYGSIRLTTRQTFQFHGVLKPNIKGMHQLLNSVGIDSIATAGDVNRNVLCTTNPVESELHQEAYEWAAKISEHLLPKTKAYAEIWLNGEKTETTAEPILGDTYLPRKFKTTVTIPPNNEVDVHANDLNFVAIADEGKLVGFNVLVGGGLAMTHGDVNTYPRKADDLGFIPLEHTLAVAEHVVSVQRDWGNRVNRKNAKTKYTLDTFGTDAFKAEVENRAGMTFEPSRPYEFTHRGDRFGWVEGIDGKHHLTVFIENGRILDFPDKPLKTGCRKIAEIHKGDFRMTANQNLIIAGVAAEDKAQIEQIAREHGLIDSAHSEQRKNSMACVSLPTCPLAMAEAERYLPELVTKVEGLLAKHEVAEENIILRVVGCPNGCGRAMLAEVGFVGKGPGKYNMYLGGNRAGTRIPKLYLENVGEDVFLPALDELIGQWVSERSEDECFGDYVIRKEIVAEVKVSKTDFHA
- a CDS encoding phosphoadenylyl-sulfate reductase, producing the protein MSDFKQILTLDSTTQQMLLADANVLLSDKTAEQRVAWALENLPDTHFLSSSFGIQAAVMLHLLTQQQPDIPVVLTDTGYLFPETYQFIESLSERLALNLKIYRAKQSPAWQEAVYGKLWEQGEEGIKKYNTLNKVEPMTQALRELSAGTWFSGLRRQQSSTRADKPIVELSRGTVKFYPIIDWHNRDVYQYLTKFDLPYHPLWEQGYVSMGDVHTTRKLEPGMTEEETRFFGLNRECGLHIDGDGI
- a CDS encoding DUF4124 domain-containing protein, with the translated sequence MKMKAASYLMIMIMLVALASLFVLKRPDGKPWLNVNSLTNKVEQQVTELTYQGVTALDKVKTHTKELVSDDTQQPTSGVQVYRWQDAKGQWHYSDKPNPNGESQHYQLDERKITVIAAEDTSILNKQPEQAVSKEAASALPTALNPKAVKQVMEDAKNIQQLMDDRTKQLEKALEENQR
- a CDS encoding NAD(P)/FAD-dependent oxidoreductase, with amino-acid sequence MEKVDTLIIGAGVVGLAIAAKLSHSRSVIVIDKESRVGEHTSSRNSEVIHAGIYYPYGSLKHQLCVRGKALLYTHCEQLNIPFHRLGKFIVATNAEEAQSLEQIKTRAHANSVTDIDFASSKTIVQQLSHLKIHSALFSPSTGILDSHQFMLSLIAEIESNGGIVATQSEFMHAQQLGSDFIVALRCNGEQFEMGCSQLINSAGLNAPDVLNKITGDSNKAIAYYCRGRYYRYQGKHPFQQLIYPLPNTHGLGVHATLDLAGQLKFGPDTDYIENIDYQFDDSQKARFVAAIKRYWPTLDESRLTADYTGIRPKLSKEKQSDFVIQFEATHGISGFVNLMAIESPGLTASLAIAEYIEQRL
- a CDS encoding PaaI family thioesterase — translated: MAIWFKPVSVELCKKLEDGMTGKGTLMKTLGIEISEVGDDYLVATMPAIPEHHNPMGMVHGGANVALAETVASYAANFVVDTEQFYCVGQEINANHLKASRTGILTAIAKPVHLGKRSSVWEIRITNSRNELCCISRMTAAVVSR
- the acnA gene encoding aconitate hydratase AcnA; translation: MNNSYNTLAQLTVGERQVHIHSLPALSDRARRLPFSLKILLENLLRHEDGKNVTAQDIDALLNWKPEDKPSKEVAFTPARVVMQDFTGVPAIVDLAAMRDAMAKLGGDPNKINPLSPAEMVIDHSVQVDEYGHDGTFDLNAKLEYQRNKERYEFLRWGQGAFDNLKVVPPATGIVHQVNLEYLARVVFEKEIDGMPFAYPDTLVGTDSHTTMINGLGILGWGVGGIEAEAAMLGQPISLLIPQVVGFKLEGQLPEGTTATDLVLTVTQMLREHGVVGKFVEFFGDGLADLPLADRATIANMAPEYGATCGIFPIDNETLEYLRLTNRDEEKIALIEGYAKHQGMWREPGDEPLYTDVLTLDLATVVPSLAGPKRPQDRIPLNDAGKTIQAHLGEFQHERSEKNAVSDQDEARTVGEGGTSRVDQDEPATLGVGKVKFKDQEFELVDGACVIAAITSCTNTSNPSVILAAGLVAQKAKALGLKPKPWVKTSLAPGSKVVTDYLKQADLLEPLAELGFDLVGYGCTTCIGNSGPLPKEINEAIVKHQLVVSSILSGNRNFEGRIHQDVKMNFLASPPLVVAYALAGRTDIDVYNEPLCQTDDGQDVFLKDIWPSVSEVSELVSQTVTQAMFEKNYADVYQGDQHWQQIAVNQSERYDWQDSSTYIRKAPFFDDMSKEPPGIPSIKGARCLAKLGDSVTTDHISPAGNIKASAPAGEYLQAQGVKQADFNSYGSRRGNHEVMMRGTFANVRLRNQLAPGTEGGITRLLPEGELMSIFDAAEQYQQRNTPLVVLAGSEYGTGSSRDWAAKGSLLLGIKAVLAKSYERIHRSNLIGMGVLPLQFKPDDGHEELGLTGEEEFEIEGIYDTSTEVIVTATNADGKEIKFSADIRIDTPKEWEYYQHGGILQYVLRQML
- a CDS encoding RNA-binding S4 domain-containing protein, producing the protein MQDGFIEIELEEEPIELCNLLKVLDLAETGGHAKLLITEGYVAVNDEICTQKRKKIYSGDILHFDGDEFHLTLAPDATPQSRAVATPRAETAPTPSKKKRQKSGKSYTQVDKNTGRKPISFG